Genomic DNA from Oncorhynchus mykiss isolate Arlee chromosome 2, USDA_OmykA_1.1, whole genome shotgun sequence:
ATGTTTTCACACTGAGGTTGGACTAATATTGTGACATTTTGAAAATTATGATACTGctattttagtgtaagagctgtttgaaaagactgcctgaaatttctgcctgttttggtgggatggagttttggcctgcctggtgacatcaccaggcgcaATATTAGTTAATAGAttaataagaaagagagttccaaacctctctgccactaacagctagttttcagtttccccctccctactcagaccactcccagacagtcctagcaaaattcttgcttgaaaaattgctctttgctaagaaagGAGGTAACTTAATTATTACCCCtgaattgatttgatattgagctAGAAATGGCTGCATTGGAACTTTACAATCTATTATGCTCTATTATCGGTTGCCattgcagttgtgtgtgtgtgtcgaatgactctctctccctctggatgATAGTGTTATTGGACCCATTTCTGAGAGTTGTTACTCAATAAAAACATGTTCCCCTGTATATTTTGTCTTCTGGCCAAGCAAGACTTGTTTTGAGTTTGGAGTGGCAGCGGGGGTTTTGTAATCAGCAGGGGTTCATGTTTAGTGTGAGGGGAAATGCTAGGATATGGTTCCTATATAGAAAAAAGTGAGCCTATTACATGctatacaggactgttttgtctGGGACCACCCCTGTAGGCATCTAGCAGTTAAGGCTTATTTCTTGGCAGTGATTACTAGGCTGTTTTTGTCAAAAATCTTGCCCAATAAATATTACTGGGACATGACTATGTTTCGGAAAGGAGCACAGCTCCTAAATGCTTTGTTGACATTCAGTATTTTTTTGTCTGTTTGTAAAATCAAAATAATTGTGGGAAAATAGCAAGAGGAATGGGGGCAGAGAGATTGTTCTGCAGTGTTTTCTTCTTATGAAATAGATTCAGATGAACTCACAATCGCATTGCAAAGGGCATAAACGGTATGGGTGAAACGTTTGAATTGACTTGCAGTAAATCAAGGCCTATGTTGAAGTGTTGTGTTGCGAATGAAAAGTGGTAGATGTGTCAGATGTTTTGGTCAAATTTGACATTGTTCTGAAATGACACCCAATAGCCTTGTAGTTAATTTGATAGGAAATAGGGTATACTTTCAGATGCAGCCATGCATAACATCTTTAAACACCAGATTGACTGAACAGTTGCTATGGCAGTGGTCACTAACGcaggtcctggagagctacaagCTAGGTCGTAAAAATATCTCTATCTTCAACCTGTGCAGGGTTGGGTTGGTGACAACTGTTCCATCATAGTATTCTGTTTGGTCAGGTCTTCCAGAGACTAGACGTAGGAGACCTGCTGAAATGTGCAGAAGTGTGTCGGACCTGGAAGGCCATCGCTCAGACCTGCTCACTGTGGAGTCGGGTCAGTatagcacacactcacacacaccacaatgaCAGGTACTGAAATTACCATAAACATTTAATGTAACATTAACTAATTGTTGTCAGTGATTTAACTCTTATGTCTACAGCATGTCTACAGCATGTTCCACGGTGCTTTCAGGTCTAATATATCCCTTGTTACCTGTTGAGTCCGAATGTGTCCTGTAATGTTTCCTCCAACATTTGTCTCTGAATGACAGATCAGTTTCTCTGTGGAGAGGGACTGGATCACAGACCGCATCGTGGAACAGATCCTACAGAAGTACCGGCCATTTGTAGTTCACCTTAACATGCGTGGCTGCACCTCTCTACAGTGGCCCAGCTTCAAATGTATCAGTGAGTACtagcatatacacacagacatacacacacacacgcatgggtGTAAAGATTACATACCTGCATGGAAGCGTatgcacacactaacacacatacaaCAAAAATGCACAATTACGTAAATGTGATTGTGTTTCATTTCACAGCTACATGTACATTCAAATGACTCTACCAATATAACATTTCTGTCATCTCTAAATCATCTGATTGAGACAACACTGACAAAGCAGGAACAACAATATTAAAACAAAGTTAGTTTCACCATCTGATACAGACTAAATTTAAATTATCTATAAAATAAGACTAAAAAGTATTTAAAGAGCCACTGAACACACTGATTGGcacatgtgtttttctgttgctcattagAAAAACAGGATTTCAGTCTTGGAGGTGTTTCCAGCCCGATTCCATGTTTAGTTAattatgtttttcccccaacccTATTCCACTTCTTCAAAATCCCCAGAATGAATGTAAGATAACTCTCAAAAATCTGAAAATAATGTAGATGTTTTTGCCGAGGATGTTTTAgttgcgcaattttacatctacagttgaagtcggaagtttgcatacacttagattggagtcataaaaaaaattaaaatagaactgtttggccataatgactatcgttatgtttggaggaaaaagggggaggcttgcaagccgggggtgctttgctgcaggagggactggttcacttcacaaaatagatggcatcaggaaaactatatggatatattgaagcaccatctcaagacatcagtccagAAGTTAAATCTatgtcacaaatgggtcttccaaatggacaatgacccaaagcatacttccaagttgtggcaaaatggcttaaggacaacaaagtcaaggtattggagtggccatcacaaagccctgacctcaatcccatagaaatgtgtgggcagaactgaaaaagtatgtgcgagcaaggaggattataaacctgactcagttacaccagctctgtcaggaggaatgggccaaaattcacccaactttttgtcggaagcttgtggagggctactctaaacgtttgacccaagtaaaacaatttaaaggcaatgctaccaaatactaattgagtgtatgtaaacttctgacccactgggaatgtgatgaaagaaataaaagctgaaataaataattctctactattattctgacatttcacattcttaaaataaagtggtgatcgtaactgacctaagacagggactttttacaaggattaaatgtcagcaattgtgaaaaactgagttaaggtgtatgtaaacttccaacttcaactgtaactaaggtgtttggtgcagtatttctcaagtaaaacaATGCAGGACgtgttgtcttatgtaaacagTCGGCACTGCTGAGCAGGTCTGTCTATTATATTGGATAGAGAGCAATCACCACAGTTGTTCACCCCATGTTAGTGTACAAATGGACATTGTCAAATCAAAACCCAAACTTAATTTACCTGTTGTAACGCATGGATTTTCCAAACTCCGTTTTCGACaagactttatgaccaaaattttcctatttacactttgtagtcaagtttgacactagaataactgTTTCTGATTCATATCAATGTAATTTTCAAAGGGATTCATTGCTTTTTAAAGGCAGTCGCTCTTTAAAGATGTTTAAGATGTCAGTCATTCCATCCTTCGGTGGTTGTTTAATTCAATCTAGTGTTGCAGTATTTCGGTGGTCCTTTTAGATGTGCcggctccacctcctcctcctctagctcCCCCTGCAACACCATAGCAGTGTTCCACAACTCCGGATCTGTCTGGCCGTAATCTTTCGGGCCGTATTGTGTCTGATTGTGTTCTGTCTGGCCGCAGGCTCTGTTGTAGGAGTGGACGTAGTCCTCCACACTCTTTCCTCCATGCTTGGAAGGGGGGTGGCACAGCAGGCCAGAGTGGGTCACCCCTGGGTGCAGACGTAGCCAGTACACCAGGTAGTGGATGCTGGAatgttgatttatttatttcatggtTTATTTACGAGAGACAGGGGATTTTGAAACATTGACACATTGAATGGTCAAATGCATTGTACCCATAATGGGTTAGTATTTAACTACCCACCTGTAGTTACAGACCCAGGGGTTTCCCCCCAGCCTTAGCAGGGACACGAAATAGAGGTCTTCTAGAACGCCATAGTTGAAGAAGTGCAGGCTGTTGTTGTGCTGGTCAAACTCACGGAGGTGGAGGAGGCCAGacgggctgagagagggagaggaaatcaTTTTTATCATCAATAGTAAGGTGAAATTAATAATTTCTTCCCTTTTTAAGTACTGCTAAAACTGTACTGTGGATGAGCATTATACAATTTGCCTATTCTAACATTCAATTGAAACTACCTGAATTccttgatgcctgtctgcctgctttatatagcaagccacggccatgtGACTCACTGTCTACAGTAGCACaccattttcgtgaacgggggggtgtgtgtctaataaactggccactgagtggaTACAGAGTGAGAGTGGGGGAAGAGAGTTGATGTCTCTAGCTCTgtcaagtggcgcagcggtctaatgcactgcatctcagtgcaagagatgTCACTACAGTCCCGGGTTCAAATCTAGGCTGTATAACATCTGGTCCCataaggcagcgcacaattggccggggtaggttgttattgtaaatatgatttttttcttaactgatttgccaagttaaataaaggttaaatgtaaaaaaaaataattaagacTCCTCGGAGGAATGGGGGTTTGTCATTCCGTTGGCGTGACGTGGCCTATGAGATAATGAGATAAAAAAACATATCTGTCACACAAactcacatgtacacacacttacTCGTGTTTTAGTTCTAACCTGCTTGCCAACTAAGTAAATTAATGTAATTATGGTAATCCATATCTGAAGGGAATTTTCAGAGAAACACAAACATGAGGCTGGACAAAAACATGCTCAGAGACATAAACCTTTAATAACCCTCtacagtctaagccctgtctaagccgggggaggggtgggagggggttctactaagctatatgaaATTGTTCTAAGAAGGTTGTACCTTTGTATCCCTCTCTTTCCCAGGTGAATGCAGAAACCTACAGGAGCTGAACCTTTCAGAGTGTTTCAACATTAAAGTGAGTAATGGCCAGGTCTACTCACGGGTACAAACTACCCTCTTGTCTTATATATTAATAGTACATTTGAATATATTAATAGTACATTTGAatagaaaacaatctgaagtttctaaaactgtttgaatgatgtctgtaagtaaaacagaactcatatggcaggcaaaaacctgagaaaaaaatccaaacaggaagtgggaaatctgaggtttgtagtttttgaactcagccctatcgaatacacagtgggatattggttatgttgcacttcctaaggcttccactagatgtcaaccgtctgtagaaacttgaatgaggcttctactgtgatgtggggccggatgagagctctttgagtcagtggtctggcagagagccaggtcctggtcatgcgcatttcacatgagagcgacctgcgttccatggcttttctacagacaatggaattctccggttggaacgttattgaagatttatgataaaaacgccctaaagattgattctatacttagtatggaatgtttctacaacctgtaatataactttttgaacttttcatcCGACGTTCagctggacctgcacgagcgtttggatttgtgtactaaa
This window encodes:
- the LOC110496798 gene encoding leucine-rich repeat-containing protein 17-like, which encodes MSLWQPFPEASPSGLLHLREFDQHNNSLHFFNYGVLEDLYFVSLLRLGGNPWVCNYSIHYLVYWLRLHPGVTHSGLLCHPPSKHGGKSVEDYVHSYNRACGQTEHNQTQYGPKDYGQTDPELWNTAMVLQGELEEEEVEPAHLKGPPKYCNTRLN